The following proteins are co-located in the Fusobacterium perfoetens genome:
- a CDS encoding 5'-methylthioadenosine/adenosylhomocysteine nucleosidase has translation MKIGIIGAMDSEINLLKGSMKNVNSKKIGKITFYEGELQGKNVVLFRTGVGKVNSAVGTDIAIREFGVDKIIFTGIAGAIDHNLNVLDLVVSDKLAQHDVDLTAFGCPLGLVDEEESPFFPADRDLIELAKKSAIKVLGEDKVHVGTIISGDQFIADKQKVISLGNSFEAKAVEMEGAAVAQVAYAMYKVPFVVLRTISDKADGSAQISYEDLKTAASDHSAKIVLEMLNNL, from the coding sequence ATGAAAATAGGAATTATCGGAGCTATGGACTCTGAAATCAATCTTTTAAAAGGTTCTATGAAAAATGTAAACTCTAAAAAAATAGGAAAAATAACTTTCTACGAGGGTGAACTTCAAGGAAAAAATGTTGTTTTATTTAGAACAGGAGTAGGAAAAGTTAATTCTGCTGTTGGAACAGATATTGCCATCAGAGAATTTGGTGTCGATAAAATAATCTTCACTGGAATTGCTGGAGCTATCGACCACAACTTAAATGTTCTTGACCTTGTAGTTTCTGATAAACTTGCTCAACACGACGTTGACCTTACAGCTTTTGGTTGTCCACTTGGACTTGTTGATGAAGAAGAATCACCTTTCTTCCCAGCTGACAGAGATTTAATTGAATTAGCAAAAAAATCTGCTATTAAAGTTTTAGGAGAAGATAAAGTTCACGTTGGAACTATAATATCTGGTGACCAATTTATCGCTGATAAACAAAAAGTTATATCTCTTGGAAACTCTTTTGAAGCTAAAGCTGTTGAAATGGAAGGAGCTGCTGTTGCTCAAGTAGCTTATGCTATGTATAAAGTTCCATTTGTAGTTTTAAGAACTATATCTGATAAAGCTGATGGTTCTGCTCAAATAAGTTATGAAGATTTAAAAACTGCTGCATCTGACCACTCGGCAAAAATCGTTTTAGAAATGTTAAATAATTTATAA
- a CDS encoding cold-shock protein, with translation MNKGTVKWFNAEKGFGFITSEEGKDLFVHYSEIKKEGFKTLEEGQQVSFDVKEGQKGPQAANVQILG, from the coding sequence ATGAACAAAGGAACAGTTAAATGGTTTAACGCTGAGAAAGGATTTGGATTTATCACTTCTGAAGAAGGAAAAGACTTATTCGTTCACTATTCTGAAATCAAAAAAGAAGGATTCAAAACTTTAGAAGAAGGACAACAAGTATCTTTCGACGTTAAAGAAGGACAAAAAGGACCTCAAGCTGCAAACGTACAAATCCTTGGATAA
- a CDS encoding AMP-binding protein translates to MAIKFVTDFNKEAVFYKNKEYTYKDLIREAKYISKVLGIEKGEKVVNFMENRPEFICSFFGIWNSKGVPINIDAGYTAEELEYILTDADPKVIMTSNKNLKVVEEAIKLSGKNIRIINCDEIKSPEDFEVDEYVIYSPEPEDIGVLLYTSGTTGKPKGVVLTFDNLMSNVDAIIEIKMATPKDRLLALLPYHHVLPLSINLLMAIHIGTLVVLIDELSASAILGALQKYKITIVVGVPRLWEMIHKGLMEKIKSSKIANLLFELCKKVKSVTLSKIVFKKVHQALGGNIRYLVSGGAKLDPNIMDDFKVLGIKVLEGYGLTETSPIIAFTRPDDVCIGTVGKTIPGVEVKIAEDGELLVKGRNVLKEYYNKPEATKEAKDENGWFHTGDLGKIENGYITIIGRKKEMIVLSNGKNINPIDIENEIAKGSDLIKEIAVVEHNNHLLALVYPDFKLIKERSITNITETLKWDIIDSYNINAPAYRKILEIKIVKDEFPKTKLGKLRRFMLKDILKNLEDGGENAHKERPEDPETKTREFQTLAQYIKEEKGENIYPDSHIEIDLGLDSLDIIQLNSFIEKTFGFKIKEEEAIDLKVIKDICEYIRKNSKEYHLEKINWSEILKESIDYPLPSSNMIWLTKIFFAPILKFYLGLKIKGIEKLSKEPRIIICNHESFIDAFAVQRLFKGDMLKNTYYFAIKKHFDKAGLRFMANHGNIILMDINENLKESLQISAEVLKEGKNLVIFPEGARTRDGKLQDFKKFFGILSKELNIPVTVLGIDGAYESMPFGSIFPRPAKIKLEVLGEVNPSGLSVEEIVNNSKEIIRVWKSGK, encoded by the coding sequence TAAGGAAGCCGTATTTTATAAAAACAAAGAGTATACTTACAAGGATTTAATAAGAGAGGCAAAATATATCTCAAAAGTTTTAGGGATAGAAAAGGGAGAAAAAGTAGTAAACTTTATGGAAAATCGTCCAGAGTTTATCTGTAGCTTTTTTGGAATTTGGAATAGCAAAGGTGTACCAATAAATATTGATGCAGGATATACAGCAGAGGAATTAGAATATATTTTAACTGACGCTGATCCAAAAGTTATTATGACTTCAAATAAAAATCTTAAAGTGGTAGAGGAAGCAATAAAATTAAGTGGAAAAAATATTAGGATTATAAATTGTGATGAGATAAAATCTCCAGAAGATTTCGAGGTTGATGAGTATGTGATTTATTCTCCAGAACCTGAAGATATAGGAGTTTTACTTTATACCTCTGGAACAACTGGAAAACCAAAAGGAGTTGTTCTTACTTTTGATAACCTTATGTCAAATGTTGATGCGATAATTGAGATAAAAATGGCAACTCCAAAAGATAGACTTTTGGCACTTCTTCCATATCATCACGTATTGCCACTTTCAATAAATCTTTTGATGGCAATCCATATTGGAACTTTAGTTGTTTTAATTGATGAGCTTTCGGCTAGTGCTATCTTAGGAGCTTTACAAAAATATAAGATAACAATAGTTGTTGGAGTTCCAAGACTTTGGGAAATGATTCACAAGGGACTTATGGAAAAAATAAAAAGTAGCAAGATTGCTAATCTTTTATTTGAACTTTGTAAAAAAGTAAAAAGTGTAACTCTAAGTAAAATAGTTTTCAAAAAAGTTCATCAAGCTCTTGGAGGAAATATAAGATATTTAGTTTCTGGTGGTGCAAAACTTGATCCAAATATAATGGACGATTTTAAAGTTTTAGGAATAAAAGTTCTTGAGGGATATGGACTTACAGAAACATCTCCAATAATTGCTTTTACAAGACCAGATGACGTTTGTATCGGAACTGTTGGAAAAACAATCCCCGGTGTAGAAGTGAAAATTGCTGAAGATGGAGAACTTTTAGTAAAAGGAAGAAATGTCCTTAAAGAATATTATAATAAGCCTGAAGCAACAAAAGAGGCTAAAGATGAAAATGGTTGGTTTCATACTGGAGATTTAGGAAAAATAGAAAATGGATATATAACTATAATCGGTAGAAAAAAAGAGATGATAGTTTTATCAAATGGTAAAAATATAAATCCTATTGATATTGAAAATGAGATTGCTAAGGGAAGCGACCTTATAAAAGAGATAGCTGTTGTGGAGCATAATAATCATCTTTTAGCTTTAGTTTATCCAGATTTTAAACTTATAAAAGAGAGAAGTATAACAAATATTACAGAAACATTAAAATGGGATATAATAGATTCTTACAATATAAATGCTCCAGCTTATAGAAAAATTTTGGAGATTAAAATAGTTAAAGATGAATTTCCAAAAACGAAACTTGGAAAATTGAGAAGATTTATGCTTAAGGATATATTAAAAAATCTTGAAGATGGTGGAGAAAACGCTCATAAAGAAAGACCAGAAGATCCAGAAACTAAAACAAGAGAATTCCAAACTTTAGCTCAATATATAAAAGAGGAAAAGGGAGAAAATATCTATCCAGATTCTCATATAGAGATAGATTTAGGACTTGATTCCCTTGATATAATTCAATTAAACTCATTTATTGAAAAAACTTTTGGATTTAAAATAAAAGAGGAAGAAGCTATTGATTTAAAAGTTATAAAAGATATTTGTGAATATATAAGAAAAAATAGTAAAGAATATCACCTTGAAAAAATTAATTGGTCAGAAATTTTAAAAGAATCTATTGATTATCCATTGCCATCATCAAATATGATTTGGTTGACTAAGATTTTCTTTGCTCCAATTTTAAAATTCTATCTAGGTTTAAAAATAAAAGGAATAGAAAAACTTTCTAAAGAGCCAAGAATAATAATCTGTAACCATGAAAGTTTTATTGACGCTTTTGCAGTTCAAAGATTATTTAAAGGGGATATGCTAAAAAATACTTATTACTTTGCTATCAAAAAACATTTTGATAAAGCAGGGTTAAGATTTATGGCAAACCACGGAAATATAATTCTTATGGATATAAATGAAAATTTAAAAGAAAGTTTACAAATTTCTGCTGAAGTTTTAAAAGAGGGAAAAAATTTAGTAATCTTCCCAGAGGGAGCAAGAACTCGTGACGGAAAATTACAAGATTTCAAAAAATTCTTTGGAATTTTATCAAAAGAACTGAATATTCCTGTTACAGTTTTAGGAATAGATGGGGCTTACGAATCTATGCCATTTGGAAGTATATTCCCAAGACCTGCAAAAATAAAACTAGAAGTTTTGGGAGAAGTTAATCCTAGTGGACTTTCTGTTGAAGAAATTGTTAATAATTCCAAGGAAATTATAAGAGTTTGGAAGTCTGGAAAATAA